The genome window GGAGAATAAGGGTGTGGCTCTGGAAAAGAAGATGTAGAGTGATCAGGTGAAGAATGATCATGTGCTACTCTAGGGTTGTTTGGACTTGGTGAATTACCTACTGTGGGATGAGATGTAACAGTGTGTAAATCAGAGATGAAAGGTGGTAGAGTTGAGGGAAAAGAACCTGCAACAGGTGACACATCAAAAGGAAATACATTCTCATGGAAGATTACATCTCTGGATATGTGAGTCTTTTTGGTTTGCAGGTTCAGTACCTTGTATCCCTTGGTTTCAAAAGTATACCCAACAAAGACATGGGGCATAGTTCTGAGATCAAATTTGTCCCTACGTATTCTTGGTATAGTGGGGAAACACATACACCCAAAATTTTTCAAATGGGAATAGTTTGGTTTCTTTTTGTATAGGAGTTCAAAAGGGCATTTGTTCTTGAGGTATGTGGTAGGTAGTCTGTGGTAAGTAGTTGTTAAGATGAATTCACCACAATATCTTACAGGTAACTTTGATTGAAATAAAAGTGTCCTGGATGTCTCAAGAAGGTACCTATGTTTTCTCTCAaccacaccattttgttgtggtgtgtaTGAACAAGTTCTCTGGTAAACAATGCCTTGGGTCTGAAAGAAAGAATTTGCTTCTGTACTGGTGAATTCCAAACCATTATCTGGCCTTATTAACTTAATGGTTAGGTGAAATTGGGTTTAAACAAAGGAAATGAAGGCTTTAAGAATCTGCAAGGCATTGTTTTTACTAGACAAAAGATGAGTCCATGTGGACCTTCTATGATCATCTACCATAGTTAAGAAGTACGTGTAATTATCATGTGTGGGGACATGATAGGGTCCCCACAGATCAACATGCAAAAGGTCAAAAATTTGTTTGGTGCTGCTGGCTTTTTTAGGAAAAGGTAGTTTAGTCTATCTATCCATGAGGCATATAGAACATAGAAAAGGTTGTCTAGCAGAAAAAGTAGCAGGGATAATGGTAATGCTTCTAATTTTGGCAATGGGAACATGGCCTAATCTATTGTGCAACAATACATTGACATCACTTTTATGAGACAAGGAGGAATCATAGTTAGGTGTTTTATTGCAAATGGAATTATTTATACTTGAAAAGGAATGACTCTGTGAAGTACTGTGATCACAGACACTAGATGAAGATTTTTGCAAGCTATGTACATCACAAGCATGACACGAGGCAGGAAACAAAGATGAAACAGATGTAGAAACAGGATTAGCACTCTTCAAACAGAGGGAGCACAAGGGATATAACCCATCCCCGATCTTACCAATCTCTAGAGGCCTCTTTATTGAAGGGGTCTGCAGTAGATAACAAGTATCAGTAAAGGCTATCAAGAATTTAAGTTGTACAGTTAAAGAAGATACAGAGAGGAGATTAAATTTGAAGGAAGGAACAAACATGACTTTGTGTAGAGTAATCTGGGGAGCAAGGTACACACTACCAATCTTTGTTACTTTGACTCTATATCCATTTGGGAGAGTGACTAACAAGGGATATGGTAAGATCCTAATATCAACTAATGAAATCTTATTAAAAGTCATATGATTTGAAGCTCCTGAATCTAAAATCCATGTATCAGTCCAAGTTCTGAAACATCTACAAGATAATTTGCCAAAATCAATAGAGGATGTGCAAGTTATCATACCTGCAAAATTCATAGCTCCTGCAGCAAGGTTTACTGATCCAGCTCCATagtttgtgttatgtgaactCTCTCCTCCACCGCTGGTATTAAATGCTGGAGAATACTAAGTAACTGACCATATTGTTCCTTGGATAGATTTAGGTTCTGACTTTCATCTTTGGGTCCAAACTCCTCAATTTTGGCAGACATCTCATCAGGCAAATTGGAGTGTGCATTGGCCACAACTCTTTTGTTCTTATTGTACTTGAGGTTTTGATTGTTGCTTG of Nicotiana tomentosiformis chromosome 7, ASM39032v3, whole genome shotgun sequence contains these proteins:
- the LOC104103636 gene encoding uncharacterized protein; the encoded protein is MVIVDQTDATDATTNVETVINSMLDPSDPLYLHLSDNPRAMLVSVDFSGIGYRSWRRAILRGLSVKNKTGFISGECKRPDPQSPKFWQWEQYDDMELEDRYEQTNGVRLYQIQKEINDLSQGVLDIIGYYTQLKKLWEELSTLSAKTQCSCQCTCGVKETFSLLIQDEKQQEMISPNHMVTESISLHANASGNANNFRNNNFITNYTPNANFPNTNRSRPFYDYCKRPGHTKDKCFKLHGYPQTSSNNQNLKYNKNKRVVANAHSNLPDEMSAKIEEFGPKDESQNLNLSKEQYGQLLSILQHLIPAVEERVHITQTMELDQCFRTWTDTWILDSGASNHMTFNKISLVDIRILPYPLLVTLPNGYRVKVTKIGSVYLAPQITLHKVMFVPSFKFNLLSVSSLTVQLKFLIAFTDTCYLLQTPSIKRPLEIGKIGDGLYPLCSLCLKSANPVSTSVSSLFPASCHACDVHSLQKSSSSVCDHSTSQSHSFSSINNSICNKTPNYDSSLSHKSDVNVLLHNRLGHVPIAKIRSITIIPATFSARQPFLCSICLMDR